A window of the Ostrea edulis chromosome 1, xbOstEdul1.1, whole genome shotgun sequence genome harbors these coding sequences:
- the LOC125664243 gene encoding protein draper-like codes for MELQQGIIFHLMILYLFLTQGCSEICDDRCCLNYYKHRNGSCVECPNGTFGLQCNRTCVRGYYGRFCLSECECPVHTCDKKYGCLVDRVNEHKGDKRVWTDVGYTLVGSFTTLGIVGLMIYLKSWCSKRSVSSQETNQNDIAHLENHEENPYEIHRNSSSSESDDVVPEQATNSDDYTDLRFSRMEPKQCTTSGIEDDTKPQLPSNKNIPENSHHDEDKSDAGENNGGKYSHLSQQSAYNVLSFRRYHPEKLLCLGLADLSSMIVQYSDEVVGEYDSIEMNHNKQSPQEMERIQSEEEAVQQSSIDKTVNQYILISQTRKERDMPMKVDIDQEIFQFKVKSKSLPPGKVSQKEVLPTRPWSVTKGH; via the exons ATGGAACTACAGCAGGGAATAATATTTCATCTAATGATTTTATACCTTTTCCTTACACAAGGATGCAGCGAAATATGCGATGACAG ATGCTGTCTCAACTATTACAAACATCGAAATGGATCCTGTGTCG AGTGTCCAAATGGAACATTCGGACTTCAGTGTAATAGAACCTGTGTCCGTGGATACTATGGTAGATTTTGTCTGTCAGAGTGTGAATGTCCCGTTCATACATGTGACAAAAAGTATGGCTGTTTGGTGGACAGAGTTAACG AACATAAGGGCGACAAACGTGTCTGGACAGATGTAGGGTACACTTTGGTAGGGTCCTTTACGACTTTGGGCATTGTCGGCCTCATGATTTACCTTAAGTCATG GTGTTCAAAAAGAAGTGTTTCAAGTCAGGAAACTAACCAGAATGATATTGCTCATCTAG AGAATCACGAAGAAAATCCTTATGAGATTCATAGAAACTCGTCATCCAGTGAAAGCGACGATGTGGTTCCAGAACAAGCTACTAATTCAGATGACTATACTGACTTACGATTCTCCAGGATGGAACCAAAACAGTGCACTACAAGCGGCATAGAAGATGACACAAAGCCTCAGCTTCCGTCTAATAAAAATATTCCTGAAAACAGTCATCATGATGAAGATAAAAGCGATGCAGGCGAAAACAACGGTGGGAAATACAGCCATTTATCTCAACAGTCTGCATATAATGTATTGTCTTTTCGCCGTTATCATCCTGAAAAACTGTTATGTTTAGGGCTAGCAGATTTGTCCTCCATGATTGTGCAATATTCAGATGAAGTTGTAGGTGAGTATGACTCCATTGAAATGAATCATAACAAGCAAAGTCCACAGGAGATGGAGAGAATACAATCCGAGGAAGAAGCCGTCCAACAAAGTTCGATAGACAAAACAGTGAACCAGTATATCCTGATATCTCAAACAAGGAAAGAGAGAGATATGCCCATGAAAGTTGACATTGATCAAGAAATCTTTCAGTTTAAAGTAAAAAGTAAGAGTCTCCCGCCAGGAAAAGTGAGCCAAAAAGAGGTTTTACCTACACGCCCATGGAGTGTGACGAAAGGCCATTGA